A DNA window from Setaria viridis chromosome 2, Setaria_viridis_v4.0, whole genome shotgun sequence contains the following coding sequences:
- the LOC117842180 gene encoding aspartic proteinase nepenthesin-1: MEMTSDDMACKPVLPLLTLAAVHIAGLLPPVTFATSPHGFRATLTRVHRYPFNYSAAARRDGRRLASLSNAAAGGAHTSTSSSRGLLQALVENGAGAYHMTLSIGTPPLAFPAILDTGSDLTWAQCAPCTACFAQPTPLYDPAASSTFSSLPCASPLCQALPGAFRACNATGCVYDYRYTVGFTAGYVAADTLAVGDASLPGVAFGCSTANGGDMDGASGIVGLGRGALSLVSQLGVGRFSYCLRSDADAGASPILFGSLANATAGDRVQSTPLIQNPVARRAPYYYVNLTGITVGATDLPVTSGTFGFTATGAGGVIVDSGTTFTYLAEAGYAMVRQAFVAQTAGLSTVNGAPYDFDLCFAAGAAVVGDVPVPRLVLRFAGGAEYAVPRRIYFDAVDERGSVACLLVLPTRGVSVIGNMMQMDLHVLYDLDGGTFAFAPADCANL, translated from the coding sequence ATGGAGATGACATCGGACGACATGGCGTGCAAACCTGTTCTGCCTCTGCTCACGCTCGCTGCTGTACacatcgccggcctcctcccgccGGTGACTTTCGCGACGAGCCCTCACGGCTTCCGCGCCACCCTCACTCGCGTCCACCGGTATCCCTTCAACTACTCCGCCGCGGCACGCCGCGACGGGCGCCGCCTCGCGTCCCTCTCCAACGCGGCCGCGGGAGGCGCGCACACGAGCACGAGCTCCTCCCGCGGTCTCCTCCAGGCGCTGGTCGAGAACGGCGCGGGGGCGTACCACATGACCCTGTCCATCggcacgccgccgctcgcgtTCCCGGCCATCCtcgacaccggcagcgacctcACCTGGGCGCAGTGCGCGCCGTGCACCGCGTGCTTCGCGCAGCCGACGCCGCTGTACGacccggccgcctcctccacgtTCTCAAGCCTCCCCTGCGCGAGCCCCCTCTGCCAGGCGCTGCCGGGCGCCTTCCGCGCCTGCAACGCCACGGGCTGCGTCTACGACTACCGCTACACCGTCGGCTTCACCGCCGGGTACGTCGCCGCGGACACGCTAGCCGTCGGGGATGCCTCGTTACCCGGCGTCGCGTTCGGGTGCAGCACGGCGAACGGCGGGGACATGGACGGGGCCTCGGGCATCGTGGGGCTCGGGCGCGGCGCCCTGTCCCTCGTGTCGCAGCTCGGCGTCGGCCGGTTCTCGTACTGCCTCCGCTCCGACGCGGACGCCGGCGCCAGCCCTATCCTGTTCGGCTCCCTGGCGAACGCGACGGCCGGCGACAGGGTGCAGTCCACGCCGCTGATTCAGAACCCCGTGGCGCGACGCGCACCGTACTACTACGTCAACCTCACCGGCATCACGGTCGGCGCGACCGACCTCCCCGTCACGAGCGGCACGTTCGGGTTCACGGCGACCGGCGCGGGTGGGGTGATCGTGGATTCCGGCACGACGTTCACGTACCTTGCCGAGGCGGGGTACGCGATGGTGAGGCAGGCGTTCGTGGCGCAGACGGCCGGGCTGAGCACGGTGAACGGCGCGCCGTACGACTTCGACCTCTGCTTCGCGGCTGGTGCGGCTGTCGTCGGCGACGTGCCTGTGCCGAGGCTGGTGCTGCGCTTCGCGGGCGGTGCGGAGTACGCCGTGCCGCGGCGGATCTACTTCGACGCCGTGGACGAGCGCGGGAGCGTGGCGTGCCTGCTGGTGCTGCCGACGAGGGGTGTGTCCGTGATAGGCAacatgatgcagatggacctgCACGTGCTCTACGACCTCGACGGCGGGACCTTCGCCTTCGCGCCGGCAGATTGCGCCAACCTTTGA
- the LOC117846517 gene encoding aspartic proteinase nepenthesin-1, with amino-acid sequence MASKRWLLLCLLFPLPFFAVPSKPGRGIRLELTHVDARGLLAGADRVRRAAERSHRRVNGLLAAVTAPSSSPTLRSDGSGAGAGAAAASVHASTATYLVDLAIGTPQLPLTAVLDTGSDLIWTQCDAPCRRCFPQPTPLYAPARSATYANVSCGSKLCEALPSPRSSRCSASAPEPGCAYYFSYGDGSSTDGVLATDAFTFGSGATVNGVTFGCGTDNLGGTDNSSGLVGMGRGPLSLVSQLGVTRFSYCFTPFNDTTTSSPLFLGASASLSPAAKSTPFVPNPAGPRRGSYYYLSLEAITVGDTLLPIDPAVFRLTASGRGGIIIDSGTTFTALEERAFVVLARAVAARVALPLASGAHLGLGLCFAAPDGRGPEAVDVPRLVLHFDGADMQLPRASVVVEDRVTGVACLGMVSARGMSVLGSMQQQNMHVLYDIESGVLSFEPANCGQL; translated from the coding sequence ATGGCCTCCAAGCGATGGCTTCTCCTCTGCCTGCTGTTCCCGTTGCCATTCTTCGCCGTTCCCAGCAAGCCAGGCCGTGGCATCCGGCTTGAGCTGACGCACGTCGACGCCCGCGGCCTCCTCGCGGGGGCCGAccgcgtgcgccgcgccgccgagcggAGCCACCGCCGGGTGaacggcctcctcgccgcggtcacggcgccctcctcctcaccgACGCTGCGGAGCGACGGCagtggcgctggcgctggcgccgcggcggcgtccgtgcACGCGAGCACGGCGACGTACCTCGTCGACCTCGCCATCGGCACGCCGCAGCTCCCGCTCACGGCCGTGCTCGACACGGGCAGCGACCTCATCTGGACGCAGTGCGACGCGCCGTGCCGGAGGTGCTTCCCGCAGCCCACGCCGCTGTACGCGCCGGCCAGGTCCGCGACCTACGCCAATGTGTCCTGCGGCTCCAAGCTCTGCGAGGCGCTCCCGAGCCCGAGGTCCTCCCGCtgctcggcgtcggcgccggagccgggcTGCGCGTACTACTTCTCCTACGGCGACGGCAGCTCCACCGACGGTGTCCTCGCCACGGACGCGTTCACGTTCGGCTCGGGCGCCACCGTCAACGGCGTCACCTTCGGGTGCGGCACGGACAACCTCGGCGGCACGGACAACTCCTCCGGCCTAGTCGGGATGGGGCGTGGCCCGCTGTCGCTGGTGTCCCAGCTCGGCGTCACCAGGTTCTCCTACTGCTTCACGCCCTTCAACGACACGACGACGTCGAGCCCTCTGTTCCTGGGCGCGTCCGCGAGCCTCTCGCCCGCCGCCAAGTCCACACCGTTCGTCCCCAACCCGGCCGGCCCGCGGCGGGGCTCCTACTACTACCTCTCCCTGGAAGCGATCACCGTCGGCGACACCCTGTTGCCGATCGACCCGGCCGTGTTCCGGCTCACCGCGTCGGGCCGCGGCGGGATCATCATCGACTCCGGCACGACGTTCACGGCGCTGGAGGAGCGCGCGTTCGTGGTGCTGGCGCGCGCCGTCGCGGCGCGCGTGGCGCTGCCGCTCGCCAGCGGCGCCCACCTGGGCCTCGGCCTCTGCTTCGCGGCGCCCGATGGGCGGGGACCCGAGGCGGTGGACGTGCCGCGCCTGGTGCTCCACTTCGACGGCGCCGACATGCAGCTGCCCCGGGCGAGCGTCGTGGTGGAGGACAGGGTCACCGGGGTGGCGTGCCTCGGGATGGTGAGCGCGCGGGGGATGTCAGTGCTCGGCAGCATGCAGCAGCAGAACATGCACGTCCTGTACGACATCGAGAGTGGCGTCTTGTCCTTCGAGCCCGCCAACTGCGGCCAACTCTAG
- the LOC117843274 gene encoding aspartic proteinase nepenthesin-1 — translation MSSTSQMASLAVLVFLVCGTLASGAASVRVGLTRIHSGPGIPASQLVRDALRRDMHRHHSRSGRELASSDGTAATTVSARTHKDLPNGGEYLMTLAIGTPPLSYPAVADTGSDLIWTQCAPCGDQCFKQPAPLYNPASSTTFAVLPCNSSLSMCVGALAGAPPPQGCACMYNQTYGTGWTAGVQGSETFTFGSAAADQARVPGVAFGCSNASSDDWNGSAGLVGLGRGTLSLVSQLGAGRFSYCLTPFQDTNSTSTLLLGPSAALNGTGVRSTPFVASPAKAPMSTYYYLNLNGISLGTTALSISPNAFSLKADGTGGLIIDSGTTITSLVNAAYQKVRAAVKSLVTLPTIDGSGSTGLDLCFALPSPTSAPPAMPSMTLHFDGADMVLPADSYMISGSGVWCLAMRNHTDGAMSTLGNYQQQNMHILYDVRKETLSFAPAKCNTL, via the coding sequence ATGTCATCGACTTCCCAAATGGCGTCGCTCGCCGTGCTCGTCTTCCTGGTCTGCGGGACGctcgcctccggcgccgccagcgTCCGCGTCGGGCTCACGCGCATCCACTCCGGCCCCGGCATTCCCGCGTCCCAGCTCGTGCGCGACGCCCTGCGCCGCGACATGCACCGGCACCATTCCCGGTCCGGCCGCGAGCTCGCGTCCTCCGACGGCACCGCTGCTACCACGGTGTCCGCGCGCACCCACAAGGACCTGCCCAACGGCGGGGAGTACCTGATGACGCTGGCCATCGGCACGCCGCCGCTGTCGTACCCGGCCGTCGccgacaccggcagcgacctcATCTGGACGCAGTGCGCGCCCTGCGGCGACCAGTGCTTCAAGCAGCCGGCGCCGCTCTACAACCCGGCGAGCTCCACCACGTTCGCCGTGCTCCCGTGCAATAGCTCCCTGAGCATGTGCGTGGGGGCGCTggccggggcgccgccgccgcaggggtGCGCGTGCATGTACAACCAGACGTACGGCACCGGGTGGACGGCGGGCGTCCAGGGCTCCGAGACCTTCACCTtcggctcggccgccgccgaccaggCCCGCGTCCCCGGCGTCGCATTCGGGTGCAGCAACGCCAGCAGCGACGACTGGAACGGCTCGGCGGGGCTCGTCGGGCTGGGCAGGGGGACGCTGTCGCTCGTATCGCAGCTCGGCGCCGGCCGGTTCTCCTACTGCCTCACGCCGTTCCAGGACACCAACAGCACCAGCACGCTCCTCCTCGGCCCGTCGGCGGCGCTCAACGGCACCGGCGTCCGCTCCACGCCGTTCGTCGCCAGCCCAGCCAAGGCGCCCATGAGCACCTACTACTACCTCAACCTGAACGGGATATCCCTCGGCACCACGGCGCTCTCCATTTCCCCCAACGCCTTCTCCCTGAAGGCCGACGGCACCGGCGGGCTCATCATCGACTCCGGCACGACGATCACCTCGCTGGTCAACGCCGCGTACCAGAAGGTCCGCGCCGCGGTGAAGTCCCTGGTGACGCTGCCGACGATCGACGGCTCGGGCTCCACGGGGCTCGACCTGTGCTTCGCGCTGCCGTCCCCAACGTCGGCGCCTCCGGCCATGCCGAGCATGACGCTCCACTTCGACGGCGCCGACATGGTGCTCCCCGCGGATAGCTACATGATCTCGGGCTCCGGCGTGTGGTGCCTGGCGATGCGGAACCATACGGACGGCGCGATGAGCACGCTCGGCAACTACCAGCAGCAGAACATGCACATCCTTTACGACGTCCGGAAGGAGACGCTGTCGTTCGCTCCGGCCAAGTGCAATACTCTCTGA
- the LOC117845415 gene encoding aspartic proteinase nepenthesin-1, which translates to MASLTVLTALVCATLAAGGAAGVRVELTRIHSHPGLTASQFVRDALRRDMHRHNARGLAMSGTVSAPTRKSSPGGGEYLMTLAIGTPPLSYPAIADTGSDLIWTQCAPCGGQCFKQPTPLYKPANSTTFGVLPCNSSLSMCAGALAGAPPPQGCACTYNYTYGTGWTAGVQGSETFTFGSSPADQTRVSGIAFGCSNSSSDDFSGSSGLVGLGRGSLSLVSQLDAGRFSYCLTPFQDTRSTSTLFLGPSASLDGTGVHSTPFVASPAMAPMSTYYYLNLKGISLGTTALSIPPNAFSLNADGTGGLIIDSGTTITSLVDAAYQQVRAAVVSLVTLPTTTDGSAATGLDLCFALPSPTSAPPAMPSMTLHFDGADMVLPADNYMILDSGVWCLAMQNQTNGAMSTLGNYQQQNIHILYDVGRETLSFAPTKCSTL; encoded by the coding sequence ATGGCGTCGCTCACCGTTCTCACTGCCCTCGTCTGCGCGAcgctggccgccggcggtgcCGCGGGCGTCCGCGTCGAGCTCACGCGCATCCACTCCCACCCAGGCCTCACCGCGTCCCAGTTCGTCCGCGACGCCCTCCGCCGCGATATGCACCGGCACAACGCCCGGGGGCTAGCCATGTCTGGTACGGTTTCCGCACCGACCAGGAAGAGCtcgcccggcggcggggagtACCTGATGACGCTGGCCATCGGCACGCCGCCGCTGTCCTACCCGGCCATCGCCGACACGGGCAGCGACCTCATCTGGACGCAGTGCGCGCCCTGCGGCGGCCAGTGCTTCAAGCAGCCGACGCCGCTGTACAAGCCGGCGAACTCCACCACGTTCGGCGTGCTCCCGTGCAATAGCTCCCTGAGCATGTGCGCGGGGGCGCTggccggggcgccgccgccgcagggttGCGCGTGCACGTATAACTACACCTACGGCACCGGGTGGACGGCGGGCGTCCAGGGGTCCGAGACGTTCACGTTTGGCTCGTCGCCGGCTGACCAGACCCGTGTCTCCGGCATCGCCTTCGGGTGCAGCAACTCGAGCAGCGACGACTTTAGCGGCTCGTCGGGGCTCGTCGGGCTTGGCAGGGGGTCCCTGTCGCTCGTCTCGCAGCTCGACGCCGGCAGGTTCTCCTACTGCCTCACGCCGTTCCAAGACACAAGGAGCACCAGCACGCTCTTCCTCGGCCCGTCGGCGTCGCTCGACGGCACCGGCGTCCACTCCACGCCGTTCGTCGCCAGCCCGGCCATGGCGCCCATGAGCACCTACTACTACCTCAACCTGAAGGGCATATCTCTTGGCACGACGGCGCTGTCCATCCCGCCCAACGCCTTCTCCCTGAACGCCGACGGCACCGGCGGGCTCATCATCGACTCCGGCACGACGATCACATCACTGGTGGACGCGGCGTACCAGCAGGTTCGTGCCGCTGTCGTCTCGCTGGTGACGCTGCCCACGACGACGGAcgggtcggcggcgacggggctcGACCTGTGCTTCGCGCTGCCGTCCCcgacgtcggcgccgccggccatgcCGAGCATGACGCTCCACTTCGATGGCGCGGACATGGTGCTCCCCGCTGACAACTACATGATCCTGGACTCCGGCGTGTGGTGCCTGGCCATGCAGAACCAAACCAATGGCGCGATGAGCACTCTCGGCAACTACCAGCAGCAGAACATCCACATCCTCTACGACGTTGGCCGAGAGACATTGTCGTTTGCTCCGACCAAATGCAGCACGCTCTGA
- the LOC117843279 gene encoding aspartic proteinase nepenthesin-1, translating to MASLTVLTALVCATLAAGGAAGVRVELTRIHSHPGLTASQFVRDALRRDMHRHNARRLAMSGTVSAPTRKSSPGGGEYLMTLAIGTPPLSYPAIADTGSDLIWTQCAPCGGQCFKQPTPLYNPASSTTFGVLPCNSSLSMCAGALAGASPPQGCACTYNYPYGTGWTAGVQGSETFTFGLSPADQTRVSGIAFGCSNASSDDFSGSSGLVGLSRGSLSLVSQLDAGRFSYCLTPFQDTRSTSTLFLGPSASLDGTGVHSTPFVASPAMAPMSNYYYLNLKGISLGTTALSIPPNAFSLNADGTGGLIIDSGTTITSLVDAAYQQVRDAVVSLVTLPTTTDGSAATGLDLCFALPSPTSAPPAMPSMTLHFDGADMVLPPDSYMITVTDDSLWCLMMGSRRNGEMSTLGNYQQQNMHILYDVGKETLSFAPANCSML from the coding sequence ATGGCGTCGCTCACCGTTCTCACTGCCCTCGTCTGCGCGAcgctggccgccggcggtgcCGCGGGCGTCCGCGTCGAGCTCACGCGCATCCACTCCCACCCAGGCCTCACCGCGTCCCAGTTCGTCCGCGACGCCCTCCGCCGCGATATGCACCGGCACAACGCCCGGCGGCTAGCCATGTCTGGTACGGTTTCCGCACCGACCAGGAAGAGCtcgcccggcggcggggagtACCTGATGACGCTGGCCATCGGCACGCCGCCGCTGTCCTACCCGGCCATCGCCGACACGGGCAGCGACCTCATCTGGACGCAGTGCGCGCCCTGCGGCGGCCAGTGCTTCAAGCAGCCGACGCCGCTGTACAACCCGGCGAGCTCCACCACGTTCGGCGTGCTCCCGTGCAATAGCTCCCTGAGCATGTGCGCGGGGGCTCTGGCCggggcgtcgccgccgcaggGTTGCGCGTGCACGTATAACTACCCGTACGGCACCGGGTGGACGGCGGGCGTCCAGGGGTCCGAGACGTTCACGTTTGGCTTGTCGCCGGCTGACCAGACCCGTGTCTCCGGCATCGCCTTCGGGTGCAGCAACGCGAGCAGCGACGACTTTAGCGGCTCGTCGGGGCTCGTCGGGCTTAGCAGGGGGTCCCTGTCGCTCGTCTCGCAGCTCGACGCCGGCAGGTTCTCCTACTGTCTCACGCCGTTCCAAGACACAAGGAGCACCAGCACGCTCTTCCTCGGCCCGTCGGCGTCGCTCGACGGCACCGGCGTCCACTCCACGCCGTTCGTCGCCAGCCCGGCCATGGCGCCCATGAGCAACTACTACTACCTCAACCTGAAGGGCATATCTCTTGGCACGACGGCGCTGTCCATCCCGCCCAACGCCTTCTCCCTGAACGCCGACGGCACCGGCGGGCTCATCATCGACTCCGGCACGACGATCACATCACTGGTGGACGCGGCGTACCAGCAGGTTCGTGACGCTGTCGTCTCGCTGGTGACGCTGCCCACGACGACGGAcgggtcggcggcgacggggctcGACCTGTGCTTCGCGCTGCCGTCCCcgacgtcggcgccgccggccatgcCGAGCATGACGCTCCACTTCGACGGCGCCGACATGGTGCTCCCGCCGGACAGCTACATGATCACGGTCACCGACGACAGCCTGTGGTGCCTGATGATGGGAAGCCGGAGGAACGGCGAGATGAGCACGCTCGGAAACTACCAGCAGCAGAACATGCACATACTCTACGACGTCGGGAAGGAGACATTGTCCTTTGCTCCGGCCAACTGCAGCATGCTCTGA